TCACACAAGGTGGATTGGCTCGGCGCTGCCCTGTCGGTCGGCGTGTTGGCCTCGCTGTGCTATGGCCTCATCGAGGGTCCCAAGGTCGGCTGGGGAGACGCACGCACTCTGAGCTACTTCGGCTTGGCCGCCGTGGTTCTCATGCTGTTCCTTGCGTGGGAGCGCCGCGCCAAGGAGCCCATCATCGACCTGCGCCTGTTCCGCAACCGAGGGTTCTCGGCGGGCAGCGCTTCCGGGGCCGTGCTGATGTTCGGCATGATGGGGTTGTTCTTTCTCGTGCCGATGTATCTGCAGGCGCAACTCGGCTACACCGCTCGGGCCACCGGCCTGGCGATGACGCCCATGAGCGCTGCGATTCTGGTCGCGGCGCCGATGGCCGGCCGCCTGTCGGACCGGATCGGCTCGCGCTGGCTGATGTTCGCAGGGATGCTTACCGCCGCCGTGTCGGTCTTCTGGCTGTCGTTTCTGTCGGCAGGCGATGGGTGGCAGTGGTTGATACTGCCGCTTGTGTTGGCCGGCGTCGGCATGGGACTCGTGATGGCGCCGATGACAAGCGCGGTCATGGCTGTTGCGCCGAAAGGCGAGGAGGGAGCCGCTTCGGGGGTGTTGTCGACGATGCGTGCGATAGGTGGCGTCTTTGGCGTCGCCGTGCTCGGCGCGGTCTTCAGCACAGCGATGGCATCCAATATGGTGAAGGCGTTGCCCTCGGTGCAGGCATTGCCCACGGCGGCTATACCCTACGTGACGCAGGTTGTGGAGAACAGTAGCTCAGGCATGGGGGGCACCGGGTTCGACGAAGCGACGCTGAGGAGCCAAGTGCCTACGGCAGCCATGCTCCCGCTCATCGAAGGCGCCATACGTGATGCCGCAAACGAGACGCTTCCGGCTGCGATGCAGCAGCCAATCGCCGACGCCGTGGTCGCGGCTGCGGCGACGGGGGGTTCCCTCGACGGCGCGTCAATGATGGAGGCGCTGACCCCGGTGATGCAGAAGATGGGAGCGTCAGGTGGGGGCATGCCGGTCGACGCAGCTGCGTTCACTGCGTTTGGCACCGCGGTGGGCAACGACATAGCGAAGAACTTCGCTCTGATGGGCAAGAGCCTTGCCAGTGCTGCGAGCGAGTCGTTTGTCTCGGCGCTGCGCAAGGCGTTTCGGCTGGCCTCGATCGTGCTGGCGATCGGTGCGCTGCTGGCGCTGCTGGTGAAACCCGGGAAGAACGAGGAGTCTACCCTGGAGCCGATTCGCGCGGCGGAGCAGTAGCCAGCGCGAAGGCAGTTGCCCCAAGACACACGAAAGCCCGCTTCTGCCGAGCGGGCTTTCGTGTAAACCAGGAGAGAGAAGAGAAGAGGTAAGACCATCGTGCATCATCCCGGTGGACGACTCGTGTCCGGGGCGTGGGCAGATCGTGCCTTACCTATGGAGGAATTGTTGATGGCGCGGGTCGGCGACTTCTCGGCGCCACTTCCTTCTAGTGGTAGAAGCCTTGCAGTTCACTGTCTAAGCAGATGAGGATCTTGGGTTCCTGGTTGCGGTCCAGCCATTGCAGAAGCCATACCATGTTGGCCGAACTGACGCTCACGCATCCTGCCGTGTAGCCGGAACCGGAATTGCAGTGGAGGAAGATCGCGTTTCCTTTGCCAGGTACCTGTTCGAGGTTGAAGCCAAGATCGATGCCGTATCGGTAGGCGGTCACCTTGTACATGTATTCATATTCATTGTTCGCGGGCTTGCCTTCGACCAAGGTGTTGAACGTGGGAGAGTCATACTGCCCGTCGTAGTAGGTGTTATCGCCGATCACCCTGTAGGGCAATGACGTGCCCTGATTCGTGCTGGGATTCGGCGAGACTCCAAAAGCGTAGAGCAGGCTGTAGAGGCCGATGGGTGTCTGCATGCCTCCTTCGATGCGGTCCTTGTCGTACACGAGCCCATACTTGCCGACAACCGCATCAACCGACAGGACGCTGGTCCAGTTCTCGCCGGACTTCTGATATGCGGTCAAGATCGCACGGGTAGTGTTCAACCTGGAGGCCGTGACGACGATCACTTGGCTGCTGCCGTCGAAGGCGGATCCATAGAACGCCTTTCCGGTCGCCGAAGCGGGAGGAGCCGGGTCCTGCGAGGCGGGCAGAGTTGGGTCGCCGGGCGGAGCAACGGGAGACGATTCGGTCGAGGAGGCGGGCTGGCTCGGCTGCTGGGCTTGCTCGCCGGAAGATGCGGATGCGGCAGGTGCACCGGAACCGTCCCGGTCCTGCAGGGAGCGAGTTAGGCCCACTGCGCCGATCCCGATGACGAGCAGGGCCAGCAGGCTGAGCCCAACTGCCAGCTTGTGCCTCACAAGGAGGGATGTGATCCTCGCTACGGACTTCAACGGCTTTCCCCGGGTCGGTCGGACGGAGACTTGGCACCATTAGAGCGCGAAACCGGGTAGAACACCATGCTCCCGGCGGTGAGACGCATGATACGATGCGGGAGGCGTGTTGGCTCGCTGTCTGACATCGGCGAAGGGGTCAGCGGC
This genomic interval from Coriobacteriia bacterium contains the following:
- a CDS encoding MFS transporter, which produces MTMSKSVSSDPYARKWWVLVAVCMALFMVMLDATVVNVSIQSITKGIGASFSDAEWVLNAYTLVFASMLVTFGRLGDMFGRKRFFVTGLLVFGTGSLMCGLAATPAILIAARVLQALGGAFMVPATLSLTAASFPPHQRGMAMGIWGAVSGAATAAGPLLGGVLTDAFSWRYIFFINLPIVLIAIPFALWAIPESKDNRSHKVDWLGAALSVGVLASLCYGLIEGPKVGWGDARTLSYFGLAAVVLMLFLAWERRAKEPIIDLRLFRNRGFSAGSASGAVLMFGMMGLFFLVPMYLQAQLGYTARATGLAMTPMSAAILVAAPMAGRLSDRIGSRWLMFAGMLTAAVSVFWLSFLSAGDGWQWLILPLVLAGVGMGLVMAPMTSAVMAVAPKGEEGAASGVLSTMRAIGGVFGVAVLGAVFSTAMASNMVKALPSVQALPTAAIPYVTQVVENSSSGMGGTGFDEATLRSQVPTAAMLPLIEGAIRDAANETLPAAMQQPIADAVVAAAATGGSLDGASMMEALTPVMQKMGASGGGMPVDAAAFTAFGTAVGNDIAKNFALMGKSLASAASESFVSALRKAFRLASIVLAIGALLALLVKPGKNEESTLEPIRAAEQ
- a CDS encoding L,D-transpeptidase family protein — protein: MKSVARITSLLVRHKLAVGLSLLALLVIGIGAVGLTRSLQDRDGSGAPAASASSGEQAQQPSQPASSTESSPVAPPGDPTLPASQDPAPPASATGKAFYGSAFDGSSQVIVVTASRLNTTRAILTAYQKSGENWTSVLSVDAVVGKYGLVYDKDRIEGGMQTPIGLYSLLYAFGVSPNPSTNQGTSLPYRVIGDNTYYDGQYDSPTFNTLVEGKPANNEYEYMYKVTAYRYGIDLGFNLEQVPGKGNAIFLHCNSGSGYTAGCVSVSSANMVWLLQWLDRNQEPKILICLDSELQGFYH